From candidate division KSB1 bacterium, a single genomic window includes:
- the amrS gene encoding AmmeMemoRadiSam system radical SAM enzyme — protein sequence MKEALFYTKLEGGKVRCELCPHRCTIHDGRTGICGVRQNRGGTLYSLVYGKAIAVHVDPIEKKPLFHVYPGSRSFSLATVGCNFSCRFCQNADISQMPRATGHIAGEDFPPEEVVASALRTDCRTIAYTYTEPTVYYEYAEDCGRAAVAHGLKNVFVTNGFISPEPLRRLQGVLHAANVDLKGFDREFYRKVVGGDLESVLETLCLMKELGIWVEVTTLLVPTHVDKEDQLRRIARFIAEKLGKETPWHVTRFYPQYRMTELPPTPLDSLHRARRIGLEAGLYYVYSGNVPGDEGEHTYCYRCGAKVIERYGFSVRSRRLKDGACAQCGAPIHGLGLA from the coding sequence ATGAAAGAGGCGCTTTTCTACACCAAGCTGGAAGGCGGAAAGGTGCGGTGTGAGCTTTGCCCGCACCGGTGTACTATTCACGACGGTCGCACGGGTATTTGCGGCGTGCGCCAGAACCGTGGGGGGACGTTGTATTCGCTCGTCTACGGGAAGGCCATCGCGGTGCACGTTGACCCCATCGAGAAAAAGCCGCTTTTCCACGTCTATCCTGGTTCGCGATCCTTTTCGCTGGCCACGGTGGGATGCAATTTTAGCTGCCGCTTTTGTCAGAATGCCGACATCTCGCAGATGCCCCGCGCCACCGGGCACATCGCAGGAGAGGATTTCCCCCCAGAGGAGGTGGTCGCATCGGCCCTCAGGACCGATTGCCGGACAATCGCGTACACTTACACGGAGCCGACCGTGTACTATGAGTACGCAGAAGACTGTGGGCGAGCTGCGGTGGCGCATGGTCTCAAGAACGTTTTTGTGACCAATGGGTTTATCTCTCCTGAACCTTTGCGCCGGCTCCAAGGGGTGCTGCATGCGGCCAACGTGGACTTGAAGGGTTTTGACCGGGAGTTCTATCGCAAAGTGGTGGGTGGAGACCTGGAGAGCGTCCTGGAGACGCTCTGTCTAATGAAGGAGTTGGGCATCTGGGTGGAGGTGACAACCCTGCTGGTTCCCACGCATGTGGACAAGGAGGATCAGTTGCGCAGGATTGCCCGCTTTATCGCTGAGAAACTGGGCAAAGAGACGCCCTGGCATGTTACGCGCTTCTATCCGCAGTACCGCATGACCGAACTACCCCCGACGCCCCTTGACTCTCTCCATCGCGCACGCAGGATTGGGCTTGAGGCAGGGCTTTACTACGTGTACAGTGGCAACGTGCCGGGCGATGAGGGCGAGCACACCTACTGCTACCGGTGCGGTGCTAAGGTCATTGAGCGCTATGGGTTCTCAGTGCGAAGCCGGCGCCTCAAGGATGGAGCCTGTGCGCAGTGCGGTGCCCCCATTCACGGCCTTGGTCTGGCGTAG
- a CDS encoding 1-acyl-sn-glycerol-3-phosphate acyltransferase translates to MVSQEATLLQARPAGRYSTGAGVRAELEQVVPVDKGKVVLTKEGLQFLGEEHHWRFPWQEITCVTTDARNFVFKVRGQRYFQVRFLRESPLKYEYLCRQALRSYWQGHGGKQIVEFQPHVTFSWPVRPEGRNLVRPASVTPAVHEPFTSRLFYACVKMLGGLVLGALFAVRVHGRHNIPKEGPFVLVINHEGYLDSFFTLTLLPRKVSYLAKNTEFKSRAACWVMRQLRVIPVRRHETDPSVVRNALRVLQAGEPVGIFVEGERTWDGRALPPKVGTVRFLVRAGVPIVPVRIRGSFEVLPRWDSHLQRHKVTLTVGRPFRLPFAADQLQQAGEYLMGRIMSLGEA, encoded by the coding sequence ATGGTGAGCCAGGAAGCAACACTCTTACAAGCCCGTCCGGCCGGACGGTATTCGACTGGCGCTGGTGTACGGGCCGAGCTGGAGCAGGTCGTCCCGGTAGACAAGGGCAAAGTCGTGCTGACTAAGGAAGGTCTACAATTCCTGGGCGAGGAGCATCACTGGCGCTTTCCCTGGCAGGAGATTACCTGTGTGACAACAGACGCCCGCAACTTTGTTTTCAAGGTCCGGGGACAGCGCTACTTTCAGGTGCGTTTTCTCAGAGAAAGCCCGCTGAAGTATGAGTACCTGTGCCGCCAGGCATTGCGCTCTTATTGGCAAGGGCACGGGGGCAAGCAGATTGTCGAGTTTCAGCCCCATGTCACGTTCTCCTGGCCCGTGCGGCCGGAAGGGCGGAACCTGGTGCGACCGGCATCCGTTACTCCGGCAGTGCATGAGCCATTCACTTCCAGGCTTTTCTACGCCTGTGTCAAAATGCTGGGAGGGTTGGTGTTGGGCGCCCTTTTTGCGGTGCGCGTGCACGGGCGCCATAATATCCCGAAAGAGGGCCCCTTTGTCCTTGTAATCAACCATGAGGGGTACCTTGACTCATTCTTTACCTTGACCTTGCTGCCGCGCAAAGTGTCGTATTTGGCCAAGAACACCGAATTCAAGAGTCGCGCCGCCTGCTGGGTGATGCGCCAGCTGCGGGTCATTCCGGTGCGCCGGCATGAAACTGACCCTTCTGTGGTGCGGAATGCCCTCCGCGTGTTACAGGCAGGGGAGCCGGTGGGAATCTTTGTGGAAGGTGAACGCACGTGGGACGGTCGAGCTTTGCCGCCCAAGGTGGGGACGGTCCGCTTTCTTGTGCGGGCCGGTGTGCCCATCGTCCCGGTGCGCATCCGTGGCTCCTTCGAGGTGCTGCCACGCTGGGACAGCCACCTGCAGCGCCACAAGGTGACGTTGACGGTAGGGCGTCCGTTCCGTTTGCCCTTCGCCGCGGATCAGCTTCAACAAGCCGGCGAATACCTCATGGGGCGCATCATGTCACTCGGGGAGGCATGA
- a CDS encoding T9SS type A sorting domain-containing protein, giving the protein MRRRDRLYTLSCRAVLVSALIAWLDGDWFSQRGESAHRGQVCQQIDAPYSLASHDSASVSMVYVAFPDQGDTVVPAFWRELEVVFSDYFAKMSGGRHRPQLCTLLRPGQGGGCYFAQGPYAQFEPSKDLPYLCRDVLLAVAQDHPGALERSGAVILAFLQDCLPAISGMAMLPCAAGAPYDGPGIVVDLQPKDMFFGLVAHEYAHLLGFVHPPSVGRKHFGDYCLMDSKVHRLVPLCVENLHRAGWMDQAQVVDVTDTARSVAMGDVRKGGTVLRVFATPNQYFWVCNHQGSDYDSAYAGRGLLVWHIKVDDGLPQSGPEIWDVESAAGMWTAGRPDPVAGLDSLDISPDYTGSSADFFQLRLGSASSAHFGPRTNPSSHAYRLVPGTHDSLIQDQNTGVSLHIVGQKGDTLFVDVEVPNEPPRFGQTHLLPPVVAAQVPMTVECAVEDDHRVEQVVVHSTRDTLLGFATTPLEPLGHGWWRASLRAESVDTTLLYYLVASDASGRTARLPARGWFASAVQGQPKAELMPAQVQVHPSGAKGASERLTLTNHGEGLLLFQTHLIPESTNTTELWSPPAHIVPHGLDPLRWWDAAEVTLVEGDQRLGTVRLKNDQTRLYVRQEWYFLTKGDEYLVGIQLRIDPQAPRVSITASSQSVGVTEGPRWFAEPAITVAHAFGCDAQGEPCLAMEASIALPVLETAEKGWPRLGFFAQRFGGRPQEQRMVAWPPVGSGYDESDLALLRLNASAPGLTVQPSQGAVPQGTRTLLTLSCSAEAEARARLVVTTNDPSRPVLLVPIKVSAGGEARGEAISIHPNPARGGAHIMLTVAQPCKVEVAVYDVLGRRVKVLAQGYLEAGATWLQWDGKDTLGNDLPSGVYLIRARVGNRTHCTKLVRLR; this is encoded by the coding sequence ATGAGAAGGCGCGACCGTCTCTACACCCTGAGCTGCAGGGCGGTGCTAGTTTCTGCCCTCATTGCCTGGCTCGACGGCGACTGGTTCTCCCAGCGAGGTGAGTCCGCCCACCGTGGACAGGTGTGCCAGCAGATTGATGCGCCTTACTCCTTGGCGAGTCACGACAGCGCCTCAGTCTCAATGGTGTACGTGGCTTTTCCCGACCAGGGAGATACTGTGGTGCCGGCTTTCTGGCGAGAGCTGGAGGTGGTTTTCTCCGACTATTTTGCCAAGATGTCAGGGGGGCGACACCGGCCCCAGCTTTGCACCCTGTTGCGCCCAGGACAAGGCGGGGGCTGCTACTTTGCCCAAGGCCCCTATGCCCAGTTTGAGCCGAGTAAAGACCTGCCATACCTGTGTAGAGATGTTCTCCTTGCGGTGGCTCAAGACCACCCTGGCGCCTTGGAGCGAAGCGGTGCGGTGATTCTGGCGTTTCTCCAAGATTGTCTGCCGGCTATCTCCGGCATGGCAATGCTCCCGTGTGCAGCAGGGGCCCCCTACGATGGCCCGGGTATTGTGGTGGACCTGCAGCCCAAGGATATGTTCTTTGGGCTTGTGGCTCATGAGTACGCCCATCTCCTCGGCTTTGTGCACCCGCCATCGGTGGGTCGCAAGCACTTTGGCGACTATTGCCTTATGGACAGCAAAGTCCATCGCCTGGTGCCCTTGTGTGTGGAGAATCTGCACCGTGCAGGGTGGATGGATCAGGCGCAGGTGGTGGACGTCACAGACACCGCCCGGAGCGTGGCGATGGGCGACGTGCGCAAGGGCGGAACAGTACTGCGCGTATTTGCCACGCCGAACCAGTATTTCTGGGTGTGCAACCACCAGGGAAGCGACTACGATTCGGCCTACGCCGGACGGGGCCTTCTGGTGTGGCACATCAAGGTGGACGATGGGCTCCCGCAAAGCGGGCCCGAGATATGGGACGTGGAGAGCGCCGCGGGCATGTGGACGGCCGGAAGGCCTGATCCGGTCGCCGGACTGGATTCGTTGGATATCTCGCCCGACTACACCGGCTCCTCCGCTGACTTTTTCCAGCTCCGCCTGGGCTCAGCATCAAGCGCTCACTTTGGGCCGCGCACCAATCCCAGTTCTCATGCCTATCGCTTGGTGCCAGGCACGCACGACAGTCTGATCCAGGACCAAAACACCGGCGTTTCGCTGCACATAGTTGGGCAGAAGGGCGACACGCTCTTTGTGGACGTGGAGGTTCCCAATGAGCCGCCACGATTCGGGCAGACCCATCTGCTTCCGCCGGTCGTCGCCGCGCAGGTGCCTATGACGGTGGAGTGCGCAGTGGAGGACGATCACCGCGTGGAACAGGTGGTGGTGCATAGCACGCGGGACACGCTACTGGGCTTCGCCACAACGCCATTGGAACCCTTGGGCCACGGGTGGTGGCGAGCATCGCTTCGCGCAGAATCGGTCGATACGACCCTGTTGTACTACCTCGTTGCCTCCGATGCCTCAGGTCGGACCGCGCGGTTACCCGCGCGGGGCTGGTTCGCTTCAGCGGTGCAAGGACAGCCCAAAGCGGAGCTGATGCCTGCACAAGTGCAGGTGCACCCAAGTGGGGCAAAGGGCGCAAGCGAGCGCCTCACGCTTACCAATCACGGAGAAGGGCTACTTCTCTTTCAGACCCACCTTATTCCGGAGTCGACGAATACCACCGAGTTATGGTCACCGCCTGCTCACATCGTGCCCCACGGCTTGGACCCGCTGCGCTGGTGGGATGCAGCAGAGGTCACTCTTGTGGAGGGCGACCAGCGACTGGGAACAGTGAGGCTGAAGAACGACCAAACTCGGCTCTATGTACGGCAAGAGTGGTATTTCTTGACCAAGGGAGACGAGTACCTCGTGGGGATTCAATTAAGAATTGATCCCCAAGCTCCTCGTGTAAGCATCACTGCGAGTAGTCAGTCCGTGGGGGTCACCGAGGGCCCCCGTTGGTTTGCCGAACCTGCAATCACCGTGGCGCACGCGTTCGGTTGTGATGCCCAAGGGGAGCCGTGTCTGGCTATGGAGGCATCTATTGCTTTGCCGGTCTTAGAAACTGCGGAAAAAGGGTGGCCCAGGTTGGGCTTTTTTGCCCAGCGGTTTGGCGGCAGGCCCCAGGAACAGCGGATGGTCGCCTGGCCACCTGTGGGAAGCGGGTACGACGAGAGTGACCTCGCCCTCCTTCGGCTGAACGCGTCGGCACCAGGGCTCACGGTGCAGCCGAGCCAGGGTGCGGTACCGCAGGGAACTCGTACGCTGCTGACCCTCTCGTGCAGCGCGGAAGCGGAGGCGCGGGCGCGGCTAGTTGTTACCACCAATGATCCGTCACGCCCGGTGCTTTTGGTGCCCATCAAGGTCTCGGCCGGTGGCGAAGCGCGGGGTGAAGCGATATCCATTCACCCGAACCCGGCGAGAGGCGGCGCACACATCATGCTCACCGTCGCGCAGCCCTGTAAAGTCGAAGTGGCGGTCTACGACGTGCTGGGGAGGCGCGTCAAAGTGCTAGCGCAAGGGTACCTGGAAGCAGGTGCTACTTGGCTGCAGTGGGACGGAAAGGACACGCTGGGGAATGATCTCCCTTCGGGCGTTTACCTGATTCGCGCTCGGGTTGGGAACCGGACGCACTGCACCAAGCTTGTGCGCCTGCGGTAA
- a CDS encoding epoxyqueuosine reductase QueH: MLSERRSILLLACCAPDATVAIERLKPEWEVVVFFYNPNIHPPAEYELRAQEMRKVAEAMQVELVVGPYDQTAWFEAVRGLEQEPEKGRRCSVCFSMRLEATAREAVRRGIGTFATTLTVSPHKDAGVICALGQEIATRYGVAFLAANFKKQDGFKRSIELSRALGLYRQNYCGCVFSQRGREAR, encoded by the coding sequence ATGCTTTCCGAGCGCCGGAGCATCCTGCTGCTGGCCTGCTGTGCGCCCGATGCCACAGTGGCTATAGAGCGGCTGAAACCCGAGTGGGAGGTTGTAGTCTTTTTCTACAATCCGAACATTCATCCCCCTGCAGAATATGAACTGCGCGCGCAAGAGATGCGCAAGGTGGCAGAGGCTATGCAGGTGGAGTTGGTGGTCGGCCCATACGACCAGACAGCCTGGTTCGAGGCGGTACGAGGTTTGGAGCAGGAGCCAGAAAAAGGGCGGCGCTGCAGTGTCTGCTTCTCTATGCGTCTGGAGGCCACTGCCAGAGAGGCGGTGCGCCGCGGCATCGGCACCTTCGCGACTACGCTCACCGTGAGCCCTCACAAGGATGCAGGCGTGATCTGTGCCTTGGGCCAAGAAATTGCGACTCGCTACGGAGTAGCATTCCTGGCCGCCAACTTTAAGAAGCAGGACGGCTTCAAGCGCAGCATCGAGCTGAGCCGTGCCCTGGGGCTCTATCGGCAGAACTATTGCGGGTGCGTCTTTAGCCAAAGGGGCCGGGAGGCCAGATGA